Within Deltaproteobacteria bacterium, the genomic segment AACCAGGATGACACCAATGAAGCTGGGCACGGAGAAGAGTAGGAAGAACTGACTGAAGCTGAAGCCCGCCATCTGGATGATCCCGCCAAGGATCGGTCCTGTAATTGACCCGACCCTTCCGATAGCGTATGCTGAACCAAGACCCAGCGAACGAATGCGGGTGGGATAGATTTCACCGGCTACCACATGGAGGGCTGCAGGGATGGAGACCAGAAATATACCTGACGCTGCTCCTGCGATATACAGAACCAGATCGGACGTTACCGCACTGAACAAAAGGAGCGAGAGGCCTCCGAGAAAGAAGCTCAGGCAAAGCCCGGGCTTCCGGCCAAAGGCATCCATCAGGCAGCCCAGGAGATAACCACCCACAAAAGCCCCAAGGGACTGCACAATTCCGAAGCTGTAACTTTTGACAAGAGAAAAACCGGAGTTGGCAAGAAGTGTCGGCAGCCAGGTCGAAAGCCCGTACAGGGCGAGCATGCTGAAAAGGTAGGTGCCCCAGACAAGGATAGTCATGACCCTCAACCCCGGCCGGAACACCTCCCGGAGCCCGGCAGCAAAAACCGGATCGGCCTGTGTGAAGGCGTCCGGTCTCCACACACGCGGCTCGATCCCGGCCAATTTCTCAATTCTCTGTATTTCCCGAATTGCGTCGGCATAGCGCTTCTTCATAACAAAAAAACGCACCGATTCAGGCAGGTAGGCCCGCAGCGCCGGAAGGAGGAAGATTGGCAGGATCCCAATGAGAAGCACCATTCGCCACCCGAAATGGGGCACCAGCCCCATGGCAATGAGGCCGGCCAACGTCCATCCGATGGTGAAGGATCCCCCTGAAAACGTGAGAAATCTTGCCCGCACCCCGGCAGGAGCGAATTCTGATACGAGGGTTATCGTTAAGGGTATTACTCCGCCGATGCCGATACCGGAAAGAAAGCGAAGCAGACAGAAAACTTCGAAGTTCGGAGCGAAGTAAGCGGCACTGTTGAAAACCGAAAAAACAACGACGACAATCATGATTGACTTCTTCCGCCCGATCCGGTCGGAAACCAGTCCGAAACCCGCAGCACCGACCATGAGGCCAAGAAACCCATAGGAGATCATTGTCCCGGCTTCGACCGGAGTCAGCTGCCACTCCCTGAGTGCCAACGGCACGATGTAGGCGATGATCTGCGAATTGTATCCTGCAAAGATAGTGACCAAACTGGCCAGGATGAGGAGTCGTCTGTGGAAGCG encodes:
- a CDS encoding MFS transporter, with product MNTNATTSVFDWLDGLKFNRFHRRLLILASLVTIFAGYNSQIIAYIVPLALREWQLTPVEAGTMISYGFLGLMVGAAGFGLVSDRIGRKKSIMIVVVVFSVFNSAAYFAPNFEVFCLLRFLSGIGIGGVIPLTITLVSEFAPAGVRARFLTFSGGSFTIGWTLAGLIAMGLVPHFGWRMVLLIGILPIFLLPALRAYLPESVRFFVMKKRYADAIREIQRIEKLAGIEPRVWRPDAFTQADPVFAAGLREVFRPGLRVMTILVWGTYLFSMLALYGLSTWLPTLLANSGFSLVKSYSFGIVQSLGAFVGGYLLGCLMDAFGRKPGLCLSFFLGGLSLLLFSAVTSDLVLYIAGAASGIFLVSIPAALHVVAGEIYPTRIRSLGLGSAYAIGRVGSITGPILGGIIQMAGFSFSQFFLLFSVPSFIGVILVAFYPVGVRRESLEEVTAKLLK